The following coding sequences are from one uncultured Cohaesibacter sp. window:
- a CDS encoding lysozyme inhibitor LprI family protein translates to MNRKIMLAALIATGLVVNAPALARDCKNAITTSELNECAYDDYMKADKELNAEYQSLRNKLDETGKEILRDAQRAWIPFRDAECMRVTDPFRGGTLHKVAYNACRSHETLKRIEQLRENTGLVE, encoded by the coding sequence TTGAATAGAAAAATCATGTTGGCAGCACTCATTGCAACGGGGCTTGTCGTGAATGCTCCCGCTTTGGCGCGCGATTGCAAGAACGCAATCACCACATCGGAACTCAACGAATGCGCCTATGATGACTATATGAAAGCGGACAAGGAACTGAATGCAGAATATCAGAGCCTCCGCAACAAGCTGGACGAGACAGGCAAGGAGATATTGCGCGATGCCCAGAGAGCCTGGATTCCGTTCCGCGATGCAGAGTGCATGCGCGTTACGGATCCCTTTCGCGGTGGCACCCTGCATAAAGTAGCCTACAATGCCTGCAGGTCTCACGAGACCCTGAAGCGGATTGAGCAATTGCGAGAGAATACGGGTTTGGTGGAATAG
- a CDS encoding methyltransferase, whose product MPASSLQSPPALLTDVPTIAPLCSPDAGTMSEDDFLGGRISLLQPRKGHHRSGTDAVLLAACTPAKAGDLVVDLGSGVGAAGLCVAVRVGALRLLAVEIDPDVAAMAAANMARSVEHLSAASVICSDVSLRGEARKEAGLIENLADHVIANPPYYQPERFQTSPNEARATAHMLTDEGMEPWFRTAVSILKSKGTFTVVQRADELPALLKLMEGRFGGITVQPFSAREGEAAHRVVVQGRKQSRAPFRLLPTIALHDAGSDTPGARVEAVHRHGAAIDLG is encoded by the coding sequence ATGCCAGCGTCATCGCTTCAAAGCCCGCCTGCCTTGCTGACTGATGTGCCCACCATTGCCCCTCTCTGCTCGCCCGATGCTGGCACGATGAGCGAGGATGATTTCCTGGGGGGGCGCATCTCTCTGTTGCAGCCAAGAAAAGGCCACCACCGGTCAGGCACCGATGCCGTATTGCTTGCCGCCTGTACACCGGCAAAGGCCGGAGATTTGGTCGTGGATCTGGGGTCCGGTGTCGGAGCTGCCGGGCTTTGTGTTGCGGTGCGGGTGGGAGCATTGCGCCTGCTGGCCGTCGAGATCGATCCGGACGTGGCCGCCATGGCGGCTGCCAATATGGCGCGCTCGGTCGAGCATCTTTCCGCGGCTTCGGTCATCTGCTCAGATGTATCTCTGAGGGGCGAGGCTCGCAAAGAGGCGGGCCTTATTGAAAATCTGGCCGATCACGTCATCGCCAATCCGCCCTATTATCAACCCGAACGCTTTCAGACCTCGCCAAACGAGGCCCGCGCGACCGCGCACATGCTCACCGATGAGGGCATGGAGCCTTGGTTTCGCACGGCAGTTTCCATTCTGAAAAGCAAGGGTACCTTCACGGTGGTCCAGCGGGCCGATGAGCTGCCCGCGCTATTAAAGCTGATGGAAGGCCGTTTCGGTGGCATCACCGTGCAGCCTTTCTCCGCAAGAGAAGGGGAGGCGGCCCATCGCGTGGTGGTGCAAGGCAGAAAGCAATCCCGCGCACCATTTCGTCTTTTGCCAACGATCGCCCTACATGATGCAGGCTCGGATACCCCCGGTGCGCGCGTTGAAGCCGTGCACCGACACGGCGCGGCAATCGATCTGGGGTGA